A window of Deltaproteobacteria bacterium CG2_30_66_27 genomic DNA:
CAGTTCGTGGAGCATCGCGGCGCACGACCCCGGCAGGTGCTCCTCCACGCTGGCGCCGAAGCTGAAGTGCGGGCCCTCGGCCGTAAGGAGCACGGCGCGCAGGTGCGTCCCCGGCAGGTGCAGGTCGAGCGCCGACCGCAGCGCCGCGATCATCGCGGCGTCGACGATGTTCGCCTTGGGCCGGGAGAGGCGAAGGCGCAGCAGGGCGCCGTCTTTTTCCAGTTCCACGTGGAGGGAGGTCGCGCTCATTCAGGCATCCCCTTTCGGAGCGCCGGGAACAAGGATCGCGCGCCGGGTCAGCGTGCGCGCGTGCGCCGCTGCGAAGACCTCGTTGATTTCCGAAAGCGGATGGCGTTCGACGAAGGGGGCCAGGGCGATCTTCCCGCCGAGCACGAGGTCGAGGGCCGCCGGGTAATGCTCGACCAGGCATCCCCAGTTCCCCAGCGCCCGGGCGTGGAACGCCATCAGGTTCGAGAGGCGCAGCTCCACCTTGTCCATGGTGAAGCCGACGACCGACAGCGTCGCACCATGGTTGAGCAGCCCGAACGCGGTCTCCTGCCCGGTTTTGGTCCCGGAGCATTCGAAGATCTTCCACCGGGTGTCGCGGCAGCCGTTCTTCTTCGCGAACTCCTGGATCGCCTTCTTGAGGTCGCGGCCCTGGACCTCGCGGACGTTGACGGTCAACGCGGCCCCGTTCGCGGCCATGGCGGCGAGTTTCTGCGGGTCCACGTCGAGCGCCGCCACGGTCGCGCCGAAAGCACGCGCGATCTGCACCGCGTACCCGCCGACGCCCCCGACGCCCACCACGACGGCGAAATCGCCGGGCGCGACCTCGGCCTGCACCACGGCCTGGTACGGGGTGGTCACGGCGTCGGCCACCACGGAGACGTCCGCCAGTTGCAGGCCGGCCGCGGCGAGCCGCTTCCCGTCCACTGGGCAGAGGCCCCGCGCCGGAACGCGGATATGGGTGGCGAACCCCCCCTGGATATCGTTCCCCGGCATCTGCTGCCGGCGGCAGATCGTGCCGTGTCCCGAGGAACACAACTCGCATTCGCCGCAGGGGATCACCGCGGGGACGATCACCGCCTTCCCCTGCCACGTTTCCGCCCCCGCCCCGGCGGCGACGACGCGGCCGCTGATCTCGTGGCCGAGCGTCAGCGGTAGGGGCGACTTCACCCGAACACCGTCATAGTAGAAGCCGAGGTCCGTGTGACAGACCCCGCAACCGGCCACCTCGACCACGACCTCGCCCGCGGACGGCGGAAACGGGTCGAAGTCGGCCGAAACCATCGGCTCCCCCGGAGCGGTCATCCACCAGCGATGCGGAGCAAAGGCCAAAGGAATTCCTCCTCGAACAGGTAAGGGATCCGGAGCGCCCTGCGACAAGATCCGGTAAAACAGTACTTCAATGCCTATTATCTGTCAACGGGCTGGAGAAGCGCCCGGCCGGCTCGGAAAGCCTGCACGTTGACCGCGACGATCCCCTCCGGCAGGCGGGCCTTGATCGCCTCCTCGTAGGCGGCTTCGGGAAGCGGCAGAAAGTGGGAGGCGGCCCCCACCAGAACGATGTTGACCGCCCGCACCTCGCGCATCGACAACGCCGCGGAGAGGGCGTCGACCATGTAGAGCCGGTCCGTGGCGGCCCGCAGGCGCTCCGCGACGTCCTGCGGATACCGCTCCTGCCCGGTGGCCACCGACGGCGGGAAGATCTCCTGTGCGTTCACGACCATCGTCCCGCCGGGCCGCAGGAAGTGGGCGAACCGGAGCGCCTCGATCTTCTCGAAGGCGATCAGCAGGTCCGCCTTCCCCGGCTCGATCAGCGGAGAGAATACCTTCGGGCCGAAGCGCAGGTGGGTCGTGACCGATCCGCCGCGCTGCGCCATCCCGTGGACCTCGCTTTTCTTCACGTCGAACCCGGAGAGGAGGAACGCGTCGCACAGG
This region includes:
- a CDS encoding 6-hydroxycyclohex-1-ene-1-carbonyl-CoA dehydrogenase, which encodes MAFAPHRWWMTAPGEPMVSADFDPFPPSAGEVVVEVAGCGVCHTDLGFYYDGVRVKSPLPLTLGHEISGRVVAAGAGAETWQGKAVIVPAVIPCGECELCSSGHGTICRRQQMPGNDIQGGFATHIRVPARGLCPVDGKRLAAAGLQLADVSVVADAVTTPYQAVVQAEVAPGDFAVVVGVGGVGGYAVQIARAFGATVAALDVDPQKLAAMAANGAALTVNVREVQGRDLKKAIQEFAKKNGCRDTRWKIFECSGTKTGQETAFGLLNHGATLSVVGFTMDKVELRLSNLMAFHARALGNWGCLVEHYPAALDLVLGGKIALAPFVERHPLSEINEVFAAAHARTLTRRAILVPGAPKGDA